From the Anaeromusa acidaminophila DSM 3853 genome, the window CAATCGCCGGAAATAGATTTGCCTCTTTTACCGGTTTCACCAAGTAAGCTAAAACGCCGGACTCTTTAGCCTTTTCCACAATTTCTTTTTGACTAAATGCTGTCAGAAGGAGTACAGGGGCCAGCTTTTCCGTAGAAATAAGTTTTGCCGCCGTAATTCCGTCCATATTAGGCATTTTTACATCCATAATGACCAAGTCCGGCCGATATTTCTTGGCCAATTCCACGGCTTTTTGACCGTTGACAGCTTCACCAACCACAGTGTGTCCGGCTTCTTCCAGCATTTCCTTTAAATCCATGCGAATAATTGATTCGTTGTCGGCAATAACAATGCGTAACGGTCTCATAGCTAGCGTCCTCCTTCAATCGATTTGGGAATGGTAATGCGCGCCCTGGTTCCTTGGCAGCCTTCCAACGAAAAGCGGCCTCCTAGATCCGATTCCACAAGGGTTCTTGAAATTTGCAGACCCAGGCTTTGCAAGTCCTGTATGGCAAAGGTTTCGGGCAAGCCGACACCGTCATCGTAAATCACCACTTCATACATGTCCTCTGTGCTGCTGATGGAAATGCCGATGGTGCCTTTTTTTCTACCTACAAACGCATGCTCCAAGGAATTTTGAATGAGTTCGTTAATCACCAAAGCCAAACTGCTGGCCTGCTCAGACGGTAAAATGACCGTATTGCCATCCAGCTCCGTATTCAAATCAAATTCAGGCTCCAGCATATTTTGGCTGACTGTCTCCAATATATTTCGGGCCACTTCTGCGACATCAATGATTTCCGCGTCTTGCTGGGATAAAAATTCGTGCACAACGGAAATACTGAGGATGCGGTTCACGCTTTCCCGCAGCGCCGCCTGCACCTCCGGCGAGGTGCTGCGCCGCGCCTGCAGCCTCAAGAGACTGGCGATCGTCTGCAGATTGTTCTTCACACGGTGATGAATTTCCTGAATGACCGCCGACTTAATGAGCAGCTCTTTTTCTTTTTTGCGTAACTCCGTCACATCCGACACCAACACGACTAAACGCTGCACCTTGCCCTTGTGCAAAATAGGCAAGGCCCGCATGACCAGCACCATGCCGCCTGCTTCACACTCGGCTTCTGCTGGTTGCTGCGCCGCATGGGCCTTTTCTACAAACTGCAGCTCTAAGCCCCGTTCGTAAATATGCCGTCCAGGCAGTTGCGCCGCCCCCAACACACGATACATGTGGGCGGCTGCCGCGTTAGCAAACAAGATTTGCCCTTTAGGATCCACAAGAATAATGCCGTCGCTGGCCGTGAGGGTCTTAAAACAAGCTGCCGGCACCGCAGGAACCGCCGCCAAAAGCAGCCACTGCGCCGTTTCCAAAAGCAGCTCATGCCCTGCCGCGCCTGCTTCTTCCATGCTGGACTCACAGCTTAAAACAGCAATAACCTCGCCTTGGGCATTGCAAACAGGCAGCGTCTGCATCTGCCCCAGCATGCCCAGAGCCCATTCCCGCTGTCCTAAGATACTTTGCCCATACTTTAAAGAATACTCAACAAGCGGCTCCTCCAGACAAGGAACTACAGTTCCCAGCAAATGCGGCTTATACCGCACAAAGGTAGTATGGGGCCTGGCCTGGGCCACAACCACCACAACCTGGCGTTCTGCCGCGCGCACATAAAGCGTCAGCTGTGCATGAGCCAAGTCTGCCGCTACCGGCAGCAACGCGCCCATGCGCTCCAGGTACGCAATGTCTTCTATTGCCAATTCAGTCAGCTTTTTGCATAAATCGCCAACCATTCCCATTTCAAGCCCCTCCTTTCAGCAAGCGTTTTTTATTCTTTCGTTCCCAGCGGCAACGAGGGCACCGCATTAAGGTGCAAATCAGCCAGCGGCCCGCCGCCGGCATACTGATAATGAGCTCTACAGGCGATCATTGCCGCGTTATCGGTACAAAGCACCGGCGGCGGATACAACAGTTCCCAGCCATGCTGTTGACACAAGTTCTGCAAATGCTCTCGCAGGCCTGAATTAGCCGCTACCCCGCCCGCCAAAACGAGTTTGTCCAGGTTCAAGTTCTGCATAGCCAATAAGGTTTTTTCACCCAGAATATCCACTACCGCCTGCTGAAAGCTGGCGGCCACATCGGCTGGCACGTAGGATTCTCCTTTTTGTTTCACACTGTTCAAATAGTTAAGCACCGCCGACTTCAAACCGCTGAAACTAAATTCCAACTGCTGATTGCCAGACAGCGCCCTGGGAAAGGCAATCGCGTCCGCTCGTCCTTTGCGGGCCAGTTCATCAATATGCGGGCCGCCCGGATACGGCAGCCCCATCACCCGGGCCACCTTGTCAAAGGCCTCGCCAGCTGCGTCATCGCGGGTTTGCCCCAACAAAATAAGCTCGCTGTAGCTGCGCACATGAATCAGTGACGTATGACCGCCCGATACCACCAGCGCCGCAAAGGGAGGCTCTAATTTCGGATGAGCCAAAAAGTTAGCAAAAATATGTCCTTCCAAATGATGCACACCTACTAGGGGTTTGTCCATGGCAAAAGACAACGCTTTAGCCGTGGCCACACCGACCAGCAAGGCACCGACCAACCCCGGTCCATAGGTCACGCCCAAAACATCTATATCCTGCAATGTTACGCCAGCTTCCTTGAGCGCTTCATCCACCACCGGCAGAACATGCTCAATATGTTTACGTGAAGCAATCTCCGGCACAACACCGCCATATTTTCGATGCAAAAGTATCTGGCTGGAAATTACATTCGACAAAATTTCCCGACCGCCACGAATAACGGCGGCGGAGGTTTCATCACAGCTGGTTTCTAACGCCAGCGTCAGCCTTTCATGTTGTTCCTTCATCTTCTCTTCCCCGTTCCAGCTCATTCCAAAGAATAAGCGCATCTTCTCCATTATCGCTATAATAGCCCTTGCGCACGCCGTCCTGATAAAACCCCTGCGTCTCATAAACCCGCAACGCAGCCACATTACTGCGGCGCACTTCCAGCGTCATGCGCCTGGCGCCTCGCTCGTAGCAGCATTTTTTCAAGGCCGCTACCAATTGAGCTCCATAACCGCGACGACGAAACTCAGGTGCTACGGCCACATTTGTTACATGAGCTTCGTCCAAAATCACCCAGGCGCCGGCATACGCAATAACAACGCCATCTAGCTCCATGGCCAAATAACAAGTTACCGGATTGTTGAGTTCCATGATCATAGTTCCCTTGCCCCAAGGAGCGGAAAAAGAAGCCTGATTAATCACATCCACAACATCCAGATCGCTGTGCTGCAATTTGCGAAAAACGATCATACGCCGCCAGCCTCCCGGCCATGTCGTTTTTCCCAAAGCACCTCGGCTTCGGAGCGACGAATATACATGGGTTCCAAGGTCATCGCTTCATCACTGTCTCCTTGCTGCAAACGCTGCCAAGCCAAAGCGGCTACACTGGCGGCGCGCGGCATGGCTACCGACAAGGGCGTAGGCGCAAGAAACTCTTGCCAGCCTTTATATTCCTCCTGCTGCAGCCAGGCTGCTCCTTCTCCCAAGGCCATAGCCGGTTCACCAGCAGCAGCCAATTCTTCCAGGGCTGTCCGGAAGGCTACCACCCGCGGCGGCTGCGCTTCCACAACCATCCCATTTTCTATGCGATAACGCCCTTGGTACACATTGCCTTTCTGCGCATCCAAAAATGGGGATAACAACAGTCCTGGCACGGGACAGTTATAGGCCAGCGCTTCCAAGGTCGGTACGCCGATCAGGGGGATGCGCAGAGCGTACGCCAACGCTTTCGCCGTTGCTAATCCAATGCGCAGTCCTGTAAACGACCCGGGCCCAAGACTGACTGCCACCGCTTGCAGCTGTTGTTTTTCTACTTGCGCCGCCTGCAGCAGCATTTCAATATGCGGCAGCAGCAGCTCCGAATGTGTTTTTGCCGTTTCCAGCTTCCACTCCGCCAAAAGAGCCGACTCAGTCGCTAAAGCTACGCCGGAAACCAAAGTAGCCGTCTCAAGAGCCAATACCGGCATTTGCTTTCAACTCCTCACACAATCTTTGATATGCCTCGCCATGGGGCTCCAATTCAATCTCCCGTTCGTCCTGCGCGATTCCATAACGCAAATAAATGCGCAAATGTTCCGCAGGCATTTCCTCCCAAAAAGCATCGGGCCACTCAATCAGCGCGATGCCGCGCCCTTCTACATAGCTGTAAAAATCAATGTCCCAAAGCTGTGAAGCCTCTTCTAAGCGATACAAATCAAAATGATACATTTCACCTTTGCTGCTTTGGTATACATTCATCAGTGTAAACGTCGGGCTTGTTACATCCTCAGACACGCCCAAGCCATGAGTCAAGCCTTGCGAAAAAAGTGTTTTCCCCGCCCCCAAATCGCCGGAAAGGCAGAGCACTTCATGCCCCTGCAATAAGCTTCCCAACCGCTGCGCCAGCTTCCAAGTTTCCTCCGGCGACACCGTCTTCCATTTCCACGACATTACATGTCCTCCTGTCGGAAATGATTATAGCCACGTGGCTGCAGCAGCGTCCTCTGCCCGTCGTTCTGACGCAGATAAACCCCTTGCCCCCGGTTGACTGTGCCAATCACCGCCAACGGCAGCTCAGGCGCCTCACGCTGCAACTGCGCCAGCGTATCCGGCGACATCGTGCCAAGAAGCTGATAATCTTCGCCGCCGTAAAGAGCCCACTCCAAGGGATTGATCCGGGCTTGAAGCGCAGCATGCAGCACCTCTGTTGACAGCGGCACATCAGCCGCCCTTAGCTCTATCGAAACTCCGCTGGCCTCGGCGATTTCATTAGCCTCACTGGCCAAGCCGTCGCTAATGTCATTGAGACTGTTTACACCGGCTTCCCCCAGCATTTTCCCCCAGGCAACCTGGGGTCTGGGGCGCAAATGCCTCTCATGCAAAGTTTTTACCCAAGGCTCTTCTGGGGCTTCCTGTTGGCCCAGCAGGCACAAACCAGCGGCCGAATCTCCCACCGTGCCGGTCAGGACCACTACGTCGCCGCACTGAGCGCCGCTGCGGTAACAGACCTTCTGAGGCAGCGCCTCGCCGGTAACAACCACATTCAAGACCAAGCCTTGCAAAGAGGAAACCGTATCCCCGCCAATAATGCCCACGTTATATTCTTTAGCCAGCGCCCTCATGCCTTGGTAAAGCTGTTGTACAAATTCCACCTGGCAATCCTGCGGCAGCGCCAAAGAAATCAACGCATGACGCGGACTACCTCCCATTGCGGCAATATCGCTAAGATTGGCCGCCATCGCCTTCCAGCCAAGACTCCAGGCATCGGTGGTAGTCAAAATAAAATGCACGCCTTCCACCAGCATATCCGTGGTCAGCAGCGTCACATGATCTGGAGTCGGTTGTACTACAGCGGCGTCATCGCCAATACCGACAATTACTCCAGGCGTCTGCTCGGCCTCCTGGAGTAAACGAATCAGGCCAAATTCGCCTACTTCGCATATTTTCATATTCCCATAGCTCCCATCCTAAAAAGATAGCATCTGTTTTGTTTATTCTTGACCAACAAGCAATTCCCTGCTGAAAAAAGAAAGACGAGGGCCCCTTTCTACAGAAAGAGTCCCCCGCTTCATTGCGGTATTTCTATAAACAAATGCCAGGATAAGGAGAACGAACAGCCTTCTTTTAGCAGGAACCGCCCGGTTTTCCCAAATGCTCGCTGACAATCTTCATGGCGCAATAATCGCCGCACATC encodes:
- the tsaE gene encoding tRNA (adenosine(37)-N6)-threonylcarbamoyltransferase complex ATPase subunit type 1 TsaE; protein product: MSWKWKTVSPEETWKLAQRLGSLLQGHEVLCLSGDLGAGKTLFSQGLTHGLGVSEDVTSPTFTLMNVYQSSKGEMYHFDLYRLEEASQLWDIDFYSYVEGRGIALIEWPDAFWEEMPAEHLRIYLRYGIAQDEREIELEPHGEAYQRLCEELKANAGIGS
- the thiL gene encoding thiamine-phosphate kinase, which encodes MKICEVGEFGLIRLLQEAEQTPGVIVGIGDDAAVVQPTPDHVTLLTTDMLVEGVHFILTTTDAWSLGWKAMAANLSDIAAMGGSPRHALISLALPQDCQVEFVQQLYQGMRALAKEYNVGIIGGDTVSSLQGLVLNVVVTGEALPQKVCYRSGAQCGDVVVLTGTVGDSAAGLCLLGQQEAPEEPWVKTLHERHLRPRPQVAWGKMLGEAGVNSLNDISDGLASEANEIAEASGVSIELRAADVPLSTEVLHAALQARINPLEWALYGGEDYQLLGTMSPDTLAQLQREAPELPLAVIGTVNRGQGVYLRQNDGQRTLLQPRGYNHFRQEDM
- the rimI gene encoding ribosomal protein S18-alanine N-acetyltransferase — its product is MIVFRKLQHSDLDVVDVINQASFSAPWGKGTMIMELNNPVTCYLAMELDGVVIAYAGAWVILDEAHVTNVAVAPEFRRRGYGAQLVAALKKCCYERGARRMTLEVRRSNVAALRVYETQGFYQDGVRKGYYSDNGEDALILWNELERGREDEGTT
- the tsaB gene encoding tRNA (adenosine(37)-N6)-threonylcarbamoyltransferase complex dimerization subunit type 1 TsaB, translating into MPVLALETATLVSGVALATESALLAEWKLETAKTHSELLLPHIEMLLQAAQVEKQQLQAVAVSLGPGSFTGLRIGLATAKALAYALRIPLIGVPTLEALAYNCPVPGLLLSPFLDAQKGNVYQGRYRIENGMVVEAQPPRVVAFRTALEELAAAGEPAMALGEGAAWLQQEEYKGWQEFLAPTPLSVAMPRAASVAALAWQRLQQGDSDEAMTLEPMYIRRSEAEVLWEKRHGREAGGV
- a CDS encoding ANTAR domain-containing response regulator encodes the protein MRPLRIVIADNESIIRMDLKEMLEEAGHTVVGEAVNGQKAVELAKKYRPDLVIMDVKMPNMDGITAAKLISTEKLAPVLLLTAFSQKEIVEKAKESGVLAYLVKPVKEANLFPAIEIALSRFGEMKELEKELEDLKHSLETRKILDRAKGILMDAHHLNESEAFRRIQQYSMAKRISIREVAEAIIHAATK
- the tsaD gene encoding tRNA (adenosine(37)-N6)-threonylcarbamoyltransferase complex transferase subunit TsaD, which encodes MKEQHERLTLALETSCDETSAAVIRGGREILSNVISSQILLHRKYGGVVPEIASRKHIEHVLPVVDEALKEAGVTLQDIDVLGVTYGPGLVGALLVGVATAKALSFAMDKPLVGVHHLEGHIFANFLAHPKLEPPFAALVVSGGHTSLIHVRSYSELILLGQTRDDAAGEAFDKVARVMGLPYPGGPHIDELARKGRADAIAFPRALSGNQQLEFSFSGLKSAVLNYLNSVKQKGESYVPADVAASFQQAVVDILGEKTLLAMQNLNLDKLVLAGGVAANSGLREHLQNLCQQHGWELLYPPPVLCTDNAAMIACRAHYQYAGGGPLADLHLNAVPSLPLGTKE
- a CDS encoding sensor histidine kinase, yielding MGMVGDLCKKLTELAIEDIAYLERMGALLPVAADLAHAQLTLYVRAAERQVVVVVAQARPHTTFVRYKPHLLGTVVPCLEEPLVEYSLKYGQSILGQREWALGMLGQMQTLPVCNAQGEVIAVLSCESSMEEAGAAGHELLLETAQWLLLAAVPAVPAACFKTLTASDGIILVDPKGQILFANAAAAHMYRVLGAAQLPGRHIYERGLELQFVEKAHAAQQPAEAECEAGGMVLVMRALPILHKGKVQRLVVLVSDVTELRKKEKELLIKSAVIQEIHHRVKNNLQTIASLLRLQARRSTSPEVQAALRESVNRILSISVVHEFLSQQDAEIIDVAEVARNILETVSQNMLEPEFDLNTELDGNTVILPSEQASSLALVINELIQNSLEHAFVGRKKGTIGISISSTEDMYEVVIYDDGVGLPETFAIQDLQSLGLQISRTLVESDLGGRFSLEGCQGTRARITIPKSIEGGR